In Haloarchaeobius litoreus, the following are encoded in one genomic region:
- a CDS encoding DUF7117 family protein: MEIRGERECKDCGTRWSYYETGSVSCPECGSLHSVGVDDDRKLHTTQSVEFDLTEARERFENEPEDEALKSVAETVRTYQRKRGFVAAGELRDLDDDYLVAGELRHVADLVDRSFDPDDDEEWYLLRLLRGDTQGRPEPADVPDSLREARGLAAADAVREYRRELRDWLAANDVEPDRPATKLLASLDERVKRVRALEGDVPPREADALVEALREVVAYVKDGDEVALSRAQDRLADD; encoded by the coding sequence GGGAGCGTCTCGTGTCCGGAGTGCGGGAGCCTGCACAGCGTGGGCGTGGACGACGACCGGAAGCTGCACACGACCCAGTCGGTCGAGTTCGACCTCACGGAGGCACGCGAGCGCTTCGAGAACGAGCCGGAGGACGAGGCGCTGAAGTCGGTCGCGGAGACGGTGCGCACGTACCAGCGCAAGCGTGGATTCGTCGCGGCCGGGGAGCTCCGCGACCTGGACGACGACTACCTCGTGGCGGGCGAGCTGCGCCACGTCGCGGACCTCGTGGACCGGTCGTTCGACCCGGACGACGACGAGGAGTGGTACCTGCTGCGGCTGCTCCGTGGAGACACGCAGGGCCGGCCGGAGCCCGCGGACGTGCCCGACTCGCTGCGCGAGGCGCGCGGGCTCGCCGCCGCGGACGCGGTGCGGGAGTACCGCCGCGAACTGCGGGACTGGCTGGCCGCGAACGACGTGGAGCCGGACCGGCCGGCGACGAAGCTGCTGGCCTCGCTCGACGAACGGGTGAAGCGAGTCCGGGCGCTGGAGGGCGACGTGCCGCCGCGGGAGGCCGACGCGCTCGTCGAGGCACTCCGAGAGGTCGTCGCCTACGTCAAAGACGGCGACGAGGTGGCGCTGTCGCGGGCGCAGGACCGGCTGGCCGACGACTGA